The following proteins are encoded in a genomic region of Stigmatopora nigra isolate UIUO_SnigA chromosome 3, RoL_Snig_1.1, whole genome shotgun sequence:
- the LOC144194788 gene encoding uncharacterized protein LOC144194788 isoform X4, whose translation MPDKLLTRRCCTCFPQRAPPTTGKHQECRRNDQKGSTGRRHNKGEFHPSRDGLHHSPILNSTIEQIGSDALIFFLCWMVNVNQSDIFQNKRFPAGDKRNCFSFSK comes from the exons ATGCCTGACAAACTTCTCACAAGACGTTGCTGCACATGTT tccctcaacgagcaccaccgactactgggaaacatcaagaatgtcgccgaaacgaccagaaaggatcaactggtcgacgccataacaaagggg aattccacccaagtcgagatggactacaccactccccgattctg aattccaccattgaacagataggctcagacgccttaattttttttctctgctggatGGTCAATGTGAAccagtctgacatttttcaaaataaaag atttcctgctggtgacaagaggaactgcttcagtttttcaaaataa
- the LOC144194788 gene encoding uncharacterized protein LOC144194788 isoform X3, which translates to MPDKLLTRRCCTCFPQRAPPTTGKHQECRRNDQKGSTGRRHNKGEFHPSRDGLHHSPILVKSHLQMNSTIEQIGSDALIFFLCWMVNVNQSDIFQNKRFPAGDKRNCFSFSK; encoded by the exons ATGCCTGACAAACTTCTCACAAGACGTTGCTGCACATGTT tccctcaacgagcaccaccgactactgggaaacatcaagaatgtcgccgaaacgaccagaaaggatcaactggtcgacgccataacaaagggg aattccacccaagtcgagatggactacaccactccccgattctggtaaaatctcacttgcaaatg aattccaccattgaacagataggctcagacgccttaattttttttctctgctggatGGTCAATGTGAAccagtctgacatttttcaaaataaaag atttcctgctggtgacaagaggaactgcttcagtttttcaaaataa
- the kif7 gene encoding kinesin-like protein kif7, whose protein sequence is MSPKVPGGQGKGEYSSVQVAVRVRPLLPKELLHCHESCITVDSELHRVTLGHDRHFLCDFLFEETCCQEEVYSASVQSLIDAFFQGFNATVFAYGQTGSGKTYTIGEANISSFRDEEQGIIPRAVADVFKLLDENDLSDFSVRVSYLEVYKEEFKDLLEVETASKDIHIREDKGAIVLCGVKECVVEGLDEVLSLLESGNTARHTGATQMNPNSSRSHTIFTLYMDQRRGSLRLYGSGSGGGPQMLSSKFHFVDLAGSERILKTGNTGERLKESIQINSGLLALGNVIGALGDPKRKGSHIPYRDSKITRILKDSLGGNSKTLMIACISPSSSDFDESLNTLNYATRARNIQNRATVNCKREPDRIEGLEQQIKALRRALENRHRSETRLISHADPNRRPRLGEGEISRLQVQGAHYRTCTDTAYRLLRELQNEGVLTSEQSLRVKEWLCSVEEERSRLTTASGPDSGIDNGSTEESIALRRERPSVNNQDSDYSEERWGYEHDSVKDGGKNETVAKLQSQVQRLESENTDFLAALEDAMEQYKLQSDKLQDQQDLIADLQCLLANPNVRSLGLNLYSRPHTAPISSMQLNQNGSSQGDDQDFSLYEDRLISGGAEILAIKDEGAQCNHYKVTQSNRLVNQTCSKKDMVLSGRTMGGRGSHPVDPEQHPLLSRKSSNSSMGETSLRDTLRGFEGVSEADLLQAQQKIRELSVTIRMKEELIKELVKTGKDAQSLNKQYSHKITALENEAAQARQELHEAQRQLQELERQERGISASDKTRAQECRRKIAAAQSKVQVLSQRQRDTAHLANLPAQSERRVLELERSVQSMRQQQELLQKRLREESQQKRRLETEMQRRTHRVKELEIKNEQQQKILKIKTEEIAAFQRQRRSGSNGSVISLEEQQKIEEQKRWLDEEMERVLDQRRGLEDLEGELTKREEILAKKEALLQERSGLETKRLRSSQALSKDLVTLTGRIETLEQELSERNGLLRSGSAQDSQQIRQEINNLRQEKDSLLKQRVELDDKLRQGNLLSPEEERTVFQLDEAIEALDAAIEYKNEAITQRQRQLRASASMLSQWEMNLMAKLSYLSASETRALLCKYFDKVVSLREEERKLQLALADLEMQLDERQQLVQWLENALDRAQLDTDRRLTQQQKEHERSVQLLLKQCREQMDEGLAGRQRQFEAWIHGLSKELNHYKAANLELSNKLRELCGSVSQPKEQVKALPCNGKALGVATMDNHGGRGTPVSEKSTKSREEMRELVNAPLPSIWRRSSLPTEEPAVMEELWLRTGSDGPVNRVVQSGPSTSSLPTSLPAMRSRRESRRSSLNVGPINSNNTLIDLRKNLA, encoded by the exons ATGTCTCCCAAAGTTCCAGGCGGCCAAGGCAAAGGGGAATATTCATCAGTCCAGGTTGCGGTGCGAGTGCGCCCGTTGCTTCCTAAAGAACTTCTCCACTGTCACGAGAGCTGCATCACAGTGGACTCAGAACTCCACAGAGTTACCCTTGGACACGACAGGCATTTCCTATGTGACTTCCTTTTCGAAGAAACCTGCTGCCAAGAGGAGGTTTATTCCGCATCAGTCCAGTCTCTTATTGACGCCTTCTTTCAAGGTTTCAATGCAACGGTCTTTGCTTATGGACAGACAGGTTCAGGCAAGACGTATACTATTGGAGAAGCTAATATAT CATCATTTCGTGATGAAGAGCAAGGCATCATTCCAAGGGCTGTCGCGGATGTCTTCAAGCTTCTGGATGAAAATGACCTCTCAGATTTCTCTGTCCGAGTTTCCTATTTGGAAGTTTACAAAGAGGAATTCAAGGACTTGTTGGAGGTGGAAACTGCAAGCAAGGACATTCACATCCGAGAGGATAAGGGAGCCATTG TCCTGTGCGGTGTAAAAGAATGTGTAGTAGAAGGTCTCGATGAGGTTTTGAGTTTACTGGAATCGGGAAACACAGCCAGACACACCGGTGCAACCCAAATGAATCCAAACTCCAGCCGTTCCCACACCATTTTCACACTATACATGGATCAACGACGGGGGAGTTTGCGTCTCTATGGGAGCGGCTCAGGTGGCGGTCCCCAAATGTTGTCTTCCAAGTTCCATTTTGTGGACTTGGCCGGCTCAGAGCGCATATTGAAAACGGGCAACACTGGTGAACGACTTAAGGAGAGCATACAGATTAACAGTGGTCTACTTGCCCTTGGAAACGTTATTGGAGCCCTCGGGGACCCCAAAAGGAAAGGCTCTCACATACCGTACAGAGATTCAAAGATTACAAG GATCCTAAAAGACTCTTTGGGAGGAAATTCAAAAACCCTGATGATCGCCTGCATCAGCCCATCTTCGTCAGACTTTGACGAAAGCCTGAATACACTAAACTACGCCACAAGAGCCCGCAATATTCAGAATCGGGCCACAGTCAACTGCAAGCGGGAACCGGACAGGATAGAGGGACTGGAACAACAAATCAAGGCCCTCCGCAGAGCCCTGGAAAACCGCCATCGTTCCGAGACCCGCCTCATTTCCCACGCCGATCCCAACAGGAGGCCGCGACTTGGCGAAGGAGAGATTAGCAGGCTCCAAGTTCAGGGGGCCCACTACCGAACCTGCACCGACACCGCTTACAG ATTGCTACGCGAGCTCCAGAATGAAGGAGTTTTGACATCAGAACAGAGTCTGAGAGTAAAGGAGTGGCTCTGCTCTGTGGAGGAAGAACGAAGTCGACTGACAACCGCATCTGGACCAGACAGTGGTATTGACAACGGTTCTACTGAGGAAAGTATCGCTTTACGGAGGGAGAGGCCTTCTGTTAATAACCAG GATTCAGATTATTCAGAGGAAAGATGGGGCTATGAGCATGACAGTGTGAAAGATGGTGGGAAGAATGAGACGGTAGCAAAGCTTCAATCACAAGTCCAGCGTCTGgagagtgagaatacagactTTCTGGCAGCTCTGGAAGACGCCATGGAGCAATACAAGTTGCAG AGTGATAAGCTGCAGGACCAACAGGATCTAATTGCAGATTTGCAGTGTCTGCTAGCCAATCCTAATGTGCGTAGCTTGGGGCTTAATTTGTACTCACGGCCGCACACCGCCCCCATTAGCTCTATGCAACTCAACCAAAATGGAAGTTCGCAG GGTGATGATCAAGATTTCTCTCTCTATGAAGACCGGTTGATTTCAGGTGGAGCAGAAATTCTTGCGATCAAAGACGAGGGCGCTCAGTGTAACCATTACAAAGTGACACAGAG TAACAGGCTGGTGAACCAAACCTGTTCCAAGAAAGACATGGTCTTAAGTGGACGAACAATGGGTGGAAGAGGGTCTCATCCAGTTGATCCTGAGCAACATCCACTTTTAAGCAGAAAATCAT CCAACTCCAGTATGGGTGAGACATCTCTACGCGATACTCTAAGAGGCTTCGAGGGAGTTTCAGAGGCGGATCTTCTTCAGGCCCAGCAGAAGATAAGAGAGCTGTCAGTAACTATCCGCATGAAAGAAGAACTCATCAAGGAGCTAGTCAAAACAG GCAAAGATGCTCAGTCCCTAAACAAGCAGTACAGTCACAAGATCACAGCTCTGGAAAATGAGGCGGCGCAGGCGCGGCAGGAACTGCACGAAGCTCAAAGGCAACTTCAGGAGCTGGAGAGACAGGAGAGAGGGATTAGCGCTTCAGACAAGACTAGAGCTCAGGAATGTCGACGAAAGATTGCGGCCGCTCAGAGCAAAGTTCAG GTGCTCAGTCAACGCCAGAGGGATACGGCCCATCTCGCTAATTTGCCCGCGCAAAGTGAGCGTCGGGTGCTCGAGCTGGAACGCAGTGTTCAGTCGATGAGGCAACAGCAGGAGCTTCTGCAGAAGCGACTACGGGAGGAAAGTCAGCAGAAACGTCGTCTAGAGACGGAGATGCAACGCAGAACTCACAGAGTCAAG GAACTTGAGATCAAAAATGAGCAACAGCAAAAAATTCTGAAGATCAAGACTGAGGAGATTGCTGCCTTCCAGAGGCAGAGACGTAGTGGCAGCAATGGCTCTGTCATCTCGCTTGAGGAGCAACAG AAGATAGAGGAGCAGAAGCGCTGGCTGGATGAGGAGATGGAGCGTGTGCTGGACCAAAGAAGAGGGCTGGAGGATCTGGAAGGAGAGCTCACTAAACGTGAGGAAATCCTGGCCAAGAAAGAAGCCTTGTTACAAGAGCGCAGTGGCCTTGAAACCAAGAGGCTCCGGTCTAGTCAG GCACTGAGCAAAGATCTGGTGACTCTCACTGGCCGCATTGAGACACTGGAGCAGGAACTGAGCGAAAGGAATGGCCTTCTGCGCAGCGGCAGCGCACAGGACTCCCAACAAATCAGACAAGAGATTAATAACCTACGTCAAGAGAAAGATTCCTTGCTTAAACAGAGAGTGGAGCTGGACGACAAACTGCGCCAGGGAAATCTGCTCTCGCCAGAG GAGGAGCGAACTGTATTTCAGCTGGATGAGGCCATTGAAGCTCTGGATGCAGCCATCGAGTACAAGAATGAAGCAATCACCCAGCGACAGAGACAGCTCAGGGCGTCTGCTAGCATGTTGTCCCAATGGGAGATGaatctcatggccaaactcagctaCTTGTCGGCCTCCGAAACAAGAGCTCTGCTGTGCAAGTATTTTGACAAG GTGGTGTCTCTGCGCGAGGAAGAGCGGAAGCTGCAACTGGCGCTGGCCGACCTAGAAATGCAACTGGACGAGAGGCAGCAGCTTGTTCAGTGGCTGGAGAACGCGCTTGACCGCGCACAGCTCGACACGGACCGGAGGCTCACGCAACAGCAGAAGGAGCACGAGAGGAGTGTCCAGCTCTTGCTGAAGCAGTGTCGAG AGCAAATGGACGAGGGCCTGGCAGGGAGACAGAGGCAGTTTGAGGCGTGGATCCACGGCCTCAGTAAGGAGCTTAACCACTACAAGGCTGCAAATCTGGAACTGAGCAACAAATTGAGGGAGCTCTGTGGCTCGGTCAGCCAGCCAAAAGAGCAGGTTAAAG CCCTGCCTTGTAATGGCAAAGCACTAGGTGTCGCCACTATGGATAATCACGGGGGTAGAGGGACACCAGTAAGTGAAAAATCTACCAAATCAAGAGAGGAAATGCGAGAGCTGGTCAACGCCCCTCTGCCGTCCATATGGAGGCGCTCTTCTCTCCCCACCGAGGAACCGGCCGTCATGGAGGAGCTGTGGCTTCGGACGGGCTCCGATGGTCCCGTCAACCGAGTGGTTCAGAGCGGACCGAGCACGTCCAGCCTTCCGACGTCACTGCCGGCCATGAGGTCTCGGAGGGAGTCCCGCCGCAGCAGCCTCAACGTCGGACCGATCAATTCGAACAATACTTTGATAGACTTGAGGAAAAATCTggcctga
- the LOC144194788 gene encoding uncharacterized protein LOC144194788 isoform X2 — translation MPDKLLTRRCCTCFPQRAPPTTGKHQECRRNDQKGSTGRRHNKGEFHPSRDGLHHSPILNSTIEQIGSDALIFFLCWMVNVNQSDIFQNKRGWRRFDFLRCWTNNGNQSTNFFKIKAGAFIFQISCW, via the exons ATGCCTGACAAACTTCTCACAAGACGTTGCTGCACATGTT tccctcaacgagcaccaccgactactgggaaacatcaagaatgtcgccgaaacgaccagaaaggatcaactggtcgacgccataacaaagggg aattccacccaagtcgagatggactacaccactccccgattctg aattccaccattgaacagataggctcagacgccttaattttttttctctgctggatGGTCAATGTGAAccagtctgacatttttcaaaataaaag ggggtggagaagattcgattttttacgatgctggaccaacaacgggaaccaatctacaaactttttcaaaataaaagctggagcttttattttccagatttcctgctggtga
- the LOC144194788 gene encoding uncharacterized protein LOC144194788 isoform X1 codes for MPDKLLTRRCCTCFPQRAPPTTGKHQECRRNDQKGSTGRRHNKGEFHPSRDGLHHSPILNSTIEQIGSDALIFFLCWMVNVNQSDIFQNKSFRIFSTRGWRRFDFLRCWTNNGNQSTNFFKIKAGAFIFQISCW; via the exons ATGCCTGACAAACTTCTCACAAGACGTTGCTGCACATGTT tccctcaacgagcaccaccgactactgggaaacatcaagaatgtcgccgaaacgaccagaaaggatcaactggtcgacgccataacaaagggg aattccacccaagtcgagatggactacaccactccccgattctg aattccaccattgaacagataggctcagacgccttaattttttttctctgctggatGGTCAATGTGAAccagtctgacatttttcaaaataaaag ttttcgaatcttctccaccagggggtggagaagattcgattttttacgatgctggaccaacaacgggaaccaatctacaaactttttcaaaataaaagctggagcttttattttccagatttcctgctggtga
- the LOC144194262 gene encoding small COPII coat GTPase SAR1B-like, translating into MSLLLEWVYKGFSSILYFLGLYKKKGKLVFLGLDNAGKTTLLHMLKNNRLRQHVPTLHPTSEELTIGGVTFTTFDLGGHVQARRVWRNYLPAVNAVIFMVDCADHERLAESKSELDAILADDNIASTPVLLLGNKIDHPEAINESSLRRVLALDGQVTGKRGTSLKERNVRPLEVFMCSVVKKQGYGEGFRWLARYID; encoded by the exons ATGTCTTTACTATTGGAGTGGGTATACAAAGGATTTagtagtattttgtattttcttg GTCTGTACAAAAAGAAGGGAAAGCTTGTCTTTCTCGGCCTAGACAATGCAGGTAAAACCACTCTATTGcacatgttaaaaaacaaccgaCTACGCCAGCACGTTCCCACACTGCATCCAA CGTCTGAAGAGCTGACCATCGGGGGCGTGACCTTTACCACCTTTGACCTCGGAGGACATGTTCAAG CTCGGCGGGTGTGGAGAAACTACTTACCTGCTGTCAATGCCGTCATCTTCATGGTGGACTGCGCTGACCACGAAAGGCTGGCAGAGTCCAAGTCGGAGTTGGAC GCCATACTGGCGGACGACAACATCGCAAGCACACCCGTGCTGTTGCTTGGCAACAAAATCGACCACCCCGAGGCAATCAACGAAAGCAGCTTGAGGAGAGTTTTGGCGCTGGATGGTCAAGTGACAGGAAAG AGAGGGACGTCGCTGAAGGAGCGCAATGTACGCCCGCTGGAGGTATTCATGTGCAGTGTGGTGAAGAAACAAGGCTACGGCGAAGGATTCCGGTGGCTGGCGCGATACATTGACTGA